The following coding sequences lie in one Treponema socranskii subsp. buccale genomic window:
- a CDS encoding ATP-binding protein, giving the protein MAREEAIKELHSDDNDPLFNTENMLVKTFPSDFRQIRYFTLLIVQSAPTEIRELNLLEQQISEVIKNAVKHGNRCDMNKKVTVWYSFSPGHAHLIVQDEGEGFKNLEAWNEFNRKRIECLRTQNFEDLANYVSFRTASSDEHDGGNALFAAVEYWNGGFVFNGKRNAVAMLKKFKQKHFAIR; this is encoded by the coding sequence ATGGCACGCGAAGAAGCGATAAAAGAACTTCATTCGGATGACAATGATCCCCTATTCAATACGGAAAATATGCTCGTAAAAACGTTTCCGTCGGATTTCAGACAGATCAGGTATTTTACGCTCCTCATCGTTCAGTCCGCGCCGACGGAAATCAGAGAGCTGAATCTGCTTGAACAGCAGATAAGCGAAGTGATCAAAAACGCCGTCAAACACGGCAACCGCTGCGACATGAACAAAAAGGTAACCGTCTGGTATTCGTTCAGTCCCGGCCATGCCCATCTCATCGTGCAGGACGAAGGCGAAGGCTTTAAAAATCTTGAGGCATGGAACGAATTCAACCGCAAAAGAATCGAATGCCTGCGCACGCAGAATTTCGAAGACCTCGCAAACTACGTTTCGTTCCGAACGGCATCGAGCGACGAACACGACGGCGGAAATGCCCTCTTTGCGGCGGTCGAATACTGGAACGGCGGCTTTGTCTTTAACGGTAAACGGAACGCCGTCGCAATGCTGAAAAAGTTCAAACAAAAACACTTCGCCATTCGCTGA
- a CDS encoding MGH1-like glycoside hydrolase domain-containing protein: protein MNKHDFPKIHFYDQDFVDIYNKTWSMLADFWIDPATSKDSPTGCFLYPESGKCIIDQFESIFSSFFLVYSNRNFNASQNIDYFYNKQEKNGAIRWRYDAKTGKPVLPKTNPQGAGMPLFAWAEFNLYHKSANKRRIKEVMPKLQKYMTWLDETFKRENGLYAVPFTAGTMFNAPREKSVYPVDFNAAMAINASHMSALGDILNDKDLSFQYRRMYFSIKTRINSLMWDDATRFYHDLNKDGNRLSEKTIAGFWPLLAEIPNADKAELLISHLSNPETFGTDHPFPTLSADSRSFKKSGEGFCGSVFPAFNFMVIKGLEKYRHYELARECSIRHLYYILEGLMPNDPKEKGDVYEAYLPTKEGKASMSKDSGFPRPHYLITVGLSTIALMIENVIGLSISLPRKTVDWIIPNLEIMGIENLSLKRNLITILSNKSSRGWEIQMESEKLYYFTINILDQKKKTLPIPSGKCSMLIDKL, encoded by the coding sequence GTGAATAAGCATGATTTTCCGAAAATTCATTTTTACGATCAGGATTTTGTAGATATTTATAATAAAACGTGGTCGATGCTTGCAGATTTTTGGATCGACCCTGCGACGTCAAAAGACTCGCCGACAGGCTGCTTTTTATATCCCGAAAGCGGAAAGTGTATCATCGATCAATTCGAATCGATTTTCTCTTCTTTTTTTCTCGTATATTCGAACCGCAATTTCAATGCGAGTCAAAATATCGATTACTTTTACAACAAGCAGGAAAAAAACGGCGCGATCCGCTGGAGATACGACGCGAAAACCGGAAAACCCGTTCTGCCGAAAACGAATCCCCAGGGCGCGGGTATGCCGCTTTTTGCTTGGGCGGAATTCAATCTCTACCACAAATCCGCGAACAAGCGGCGTATAAAAGAGGTCATGCCGAAACTGCAAAAATACATGACATGGCTCGACGAAACGTTTAAGCGGGAAAACGGCTTATATGCCGTCCCCTTTACTGCAGGCACGATGTTCAACGCTCCGCGCGAAAAAAGCGTATACCCCGTCGATTTCAATGCGGCTATGGCGATCAACGCGTCTCACATGTCCGCTCTCGGTGATATCCTCAACGATAAGGATTTGAGCTTCCAATATCGGCGCATGTACTTTTCGATCAAAACGCGGATCAATTCGCTTATGTGGGACGACGCGACGCGTTTTTACCACGATCTCAATAAAGACGGGAACCGTTTAAGCGAAAAAACGATAGCGGGTTTTTGGCCGCTTCTCGCCGAAATCCCGAACGCCGATAAAGCGGAACTGCTCATCTCCCACTTGAGCAATCCCGAAACTTTCGGTACCGATCATCCGTTTCCGACGCTTTCGGCCGACAGCAGATCGTTTAAAAAATCGGGTGAAGGATTTTGCGGCAGCGTGTTTCCCGCGTTCAATTTTATGGTCATCAAAGGACTCGAAAAATACCGCCACTACGAACTTGCGCGCGAGTGTTCCATACGCCATCTCTACTACATACTCGAAGGGCTTATGCCGAACGACCCGAAAGAAAAGGGCGACGTGTACGAAGCGTATCTGCCGACGAAAGAAGGCAAAGCGTCCATGTCGAAAGATTCGGGCTTTCCGCGTCCGCACTATCTCATCACCGTCGGTCTTTCGACGATAGCGCTGATGATAGAAAACGTCATCGGCCTTTCGATAAGTCTTCCGCGCAAAACGGTCGACTGGATTATCCCGAACCTCGAAATCATGGGCATCGAAAACCTGTCGCTCAAGCGAAATCTCATAACGATATTGAGCAACAAAAGCAGCCGCGGCTGGGAAATCCAAATGGAAAGCGAAAAGCTCTACTACTTTACGATCAATATCCTCGATCAAAAGAAAAAGACGCTGCCCATTCCGTCCGGCAAATGTTCCATGCTTATCGATAAATTATAA
- a CDS encoding anti-sigma factor antagonist (This anti-anti-sigma factor, or anti-sigma factor antagonist, belongs to a family that includes characterized members SpoIIAA, RsbV, RsfA, and RsfB.) yields the protein MELKIRKNGDIYIIDVNGEMDLYNSYKLKELVMKMLEKNVKFFIINLEQVDYIDSSGIGALIYICSTIKKMNLRLSIANIHGSVKKVIELTKLTGYFPIANSIEDALQMVKE from the coding sequence ATGGAACTGAAAATCCGAAAAAACGGCGACATCTATATCATTGACGTAAATGGAGAGATGGATCTGTACAATTCCTATAAGCTCAAAGAGCTTGTCATGAAAATGCTGGAAAAAAACGTCAAGTTTTTCATCATCAATTTGGAACAGGTCGATTATATCGATTCGTCGGGAATCGGAGCGCTCATCTATATTTGCTCTACGATAAAAAAGATGAACCTGCGCCTTTCAATTGCGAATATCCACGGGTCCGTAAAAAAAGTCATCGAACTGACAAAGCTGACAGGATATTTTCCGATCGCAAACAGCATCGAAGACGCGTTGCAGATGGTGAAGGAATAA